In a genomic window of Nocardia fluminea:
- the hutH gene encoding histidine ammonia-lyase, whose amino-acid sequence MSIEPDRSGSVVVGTGPVSARDVVRVARDGVAAVVSEQALAAVEESRARIEALAANPGPVYGVSTGFGALAVRLIPPASRRQLQRSLIRSHAAGSGAEVEREVVRALMLLRLSTLATGRTGVRPVVVRTVAALLTAGITPVVYEYGSLGCSGDLAPLAHVGLAVIGEGAVRDADGELRPAAEAMAAAGIAPVELAEKEGLALINGTDGMLGMLVLACHDLRALLRLADVTASMSVEGLLGTDKVFAADLQALRPQPGQAIAAANMMRVLANSPIVAGHATPDCTVVQDAYSLRCAPQVAGAARDTLDHAERVAGHELASAVDNPVVTLDGRVESNGNFHGAPVAYVVDFLAIVVADVASMSERRTDRFLDKARNHGLPPFLAHDPGVDSGHMIAQYTQAAIVSDLKRLAAPASVDSIPSSAMQEDHVSMGWSAARKLRRALDGLTRVLAIEALTAARGLDLRAPRTAAPATAAVVATLRTAVPGPGPDRYLAPEIEAAVRLAASGALLAAAESVTGPLG is encoded by the coding sequence GTGAGTATCGAACCGGATCGGTCCGGATCGGTCGTCGTCGGTACGGGTCCGGTCTCGGCGCGGGACGTGGTCCGGGTGGCCAGGGACGGCGTCGCGGCGGTGGTGTCGGAGCAGGCCCTCGCCGCTGTCGAGGAGAGTCGTGCGCGGATCGAAGCGCTGGCCGCGAACCCGGGGCCGGTGTACGGGGTGTCGACCGGATTCGGCGCGCTCGCCGTCCGCCTTATCCCGCCCGCGTCGCGCCGGCAGTTGCAGCGCAGTCTGATTCGCTCGCACGCGGCCGGATCGGGGGCCGAGGTGGAACGGGAAGTCGTGCGCGCGCTGATGTTGCTGCGCCTGTCGACCCTGGCCACCGGCCGGACCGGGGTGCGCCCGGTGGTCGTGCGGACGGTGGCCGCGCTGCTGACGGCGGGCATCACCCCGGTGGTCTACGAGTACGGCAGCCTCGGCTGTTCCGGTGATCTCGCGCCGCTGGCCCACGTCGGCCTCGCGGTGATCGGCGAGGGCGCCGTCCGGGATGCCGACGGCGAGCTGCGACCTGCCGCCGAGGCCATGGCCGCCGCCGGTATCGCCCCGGTCGAGCTCGCGGAGAAGGAAGGCCTCGCGCTGATCAACGGCACCGACGGCATGCTCGGCATGTTGGTCCTCGCCTGCCACGACCTGCGGGCCCTGCTGCGGTTGGCCGATGTGACGGCCTCGATGAGTGTGGAGGGTCTGCTCGGCACCGACAAGGTCTTCGCCGCCGACCTGCAGGCACTGCGTCCGCAGCCGGGCCAGGCGATCGCGGCGGCCAATATGATGCGCGTGCTGGCGAATTCGCCGATCGTGGCAGGCCATGCCACCCCGGACTGCACCGTCGTCCAGGACGCGTACTCGTTGCGCTGCGCACCCCAGGTCGCCGGTGCCGCCCGCGACACCCTCGACCACGCCGAACGCGTCGCAGGCCACGAATTGGCCAGTGCCGTGGACAATCCCGTCGTCACCCTCGACGGCCGTGTCGAGTCCAACGGGAACTTCCACGGCGCGCCCGTCGCCTATGTGGTGGATTTCCTGGCCATCGTGGTCGCCGATGTCGCCTCGATGAGCGAACGCCGCACCGATCGCTTCCTCGACAAGGCCCGCAACCACGGCCTGCCCCCGTTCCTGGCCCACGACCCTGGCGTCGACAGCGGCCATATGATCGCCCAGTACACCCAGGCCGCCATCGTCTCCGACCTCAAACGACTGGCCGCGCCCGCCTCGGTCGACTCGATCCCCTCCTCGGCGATGCAGGAGGACCACGTCTCGATGGGCTGGTCCGCCGCCCGCAAACTCCGCCGCGCCCTCGACGGCCTCACCCGCGTCCTGGCCATCGAAGCCCTCACCGCGGCGCGCGGATTGGACCTGCGAGCACCCCGCACCGCGGCACCCGCCACCGCCGCCGTCGTGGCCACCCTGCGCACCGCGGTCCCCGGCCCCGGCCCGGACCGCTACCTGGCACCGGAGATCGAAGCCGCGGTGCGTCTGGCGGCATCGGGGGCATTGCTCGCCGCCGCCGAGTCGGTGACCGGCCCCCTCGGTTGA
- the hutC gene encoding histidine utilization repressor: MAVVDADLAALYGELGSEFAAYERVKQLIMAQIKARRWNAGEQIPSENQLVAALGLSRMTINRALRDLTADGALTRVMGVGTFVAASKATSALFEVRNIADEITGRGHRHSTEVVFVRSEAPGEADLANTMGGTVFHSLLVHFEDGVPIQLEDRWVNPAQAPDYLAQDFTAVTPNAYLSAVAPLLRGEHVVEAVRAADDECALLGIEADEPCLLIRRRTWSSGGLVSVARLVHPGARNRLEGSFGSEPS, from the coding sequence ATGGCGGTAGTCGATGCGGACCTGGCCGCGCTGTACGGCGAACTCGGCAGTGAATTCGCGGCGTACGAGCGGGTCAAACAACTGATCATGGCGCAGATCAAGGCGCGCCGGTGGAACGCGGGGGAGCAGATCCCCTCGGAGAACCAGCTCGTCGCCGCGCTCGGCCTGTCCAGGATGACCATCAACCGCGCCCTGCGTGACCTGACCGCCGACGGGGCGCTCACCCGGGTGATGGGGGTCGGCACCTTCGTCGCGGCCAGCAAGGCCACCTCTGCGCTGTTCGAGGTCCGCAATATCGCCGACGAGATCACCGGTCGCGGGCATCGTCACAGCACCGAGGTGGTGTTCGTGCGGTCCGAGGCGCCGGGTGAGGCGGACCTGGCGAATACCATGGGCGGCACGGTTTTCCACTCCCTGCTGGTGCATTTCGAGGACGGCGTGCCGATCCAGCTCGAGGATCGCTGGGTCAACCCGGCGCAGGCTCCCGACTACCTCGCCCAGGACTTCACCGCGGTCACTCCGAACGCCTACCTCAGTGCGGTCGCGCCGCTGCTGCGCGGCGAGCACGTCGTGGAAGCGGTGCGCGCCGCCGACGACGAGTGTGCGCTGCTCGGCATCGAAGCCGACGAGCCGTGTCTGCTGATCCGGCGTCGCACCTGGTCCTCGGGCGGGCTCGTCAGCGTGGCACGGCTCGTGCATCCGGGTGCGCGGAATCGGCTGGAAGGCAGCTTCGGTAGCGAACCGAGCTGA
- the helR gene encoding RNA polymerase recycling motor ATPase HelR, with product MSAHGYEQERRSEQSYVAGLYSRLDAERARVKGRYSAALRAEGDSPMERDNEVRALGKEVQRLDVADNGLCFGRLDAVSGERSYIGRIGLFDESNDLEQLLLDWRAPAARAFYVATAANPEGMRRRRQFHTRGRQVVDFTDEVLGRPDGSESGTDAALLAAVDAPRGDGMRDIVATIQAEQDEIIRLEHPGVTVIEGGPGTGKTVVALHRVAYLLYTQRRRMERQGVLVVGPNPAFLHHIAHVLPSLGETNVVFATTADLVPGLRARAQDTPEAARHKGSLRILDVLAATIADRQRLPEAPLIIALTDVSVRIDAATAEWARQEARESGRPHNEARAVFAEIITYVLTERAIARIGEGWLTRADTEAWEQLRADLVGELAGNDEFTAALDRCWPILRPETVLSELYSSHDRLRAAGADEALWRADGGAWTVSDVPLLDELVDLLGRDKAADDSAERERKAEAEYAAGVLDTLVSREDLMDDEDHLLAQDMLYGEDLAERFLERDTRELAERAAADREWTYGHVVVDEAQELSEMDWRVLMRRCPSRSFTIVGDLAQRRSAAGATSWGAMMEPYVPGRWVYRSLTVNYRTPAEIMAVAADVLAEFAPDVRPPDSVRSCGVAPWSRRITAGQLPSAIEEFVRDEAGRAGTSIVIGPPGVPGTVPASETKGLEFDAVLVVDPQRILADGPRGAAELYVALTRATQRLGVLHEGPLPASLRGLTGFRPAQQLRA from the coding sequence ATGTCAGCGCACGGGTACGAACAGGAACGCCGATCCGAGCAAAGCTATGTCGCCGGGTTGTACTCACGCCTCGATGCCGAGCGGGCGCGGGTGAAGGGCCGCTACAGCGCGGCGCTGCGGGCCGAGGGCGACTCCCCCATGGAGCGCGACAACGAGGTGCGGGCGCTGGGCAAGGAAGTACAGCGCCTCGATGTGGCCGACAACGGACTGTGTTTCGGCCGGCTGGACGCGGTCTCGGGCGAGCGGTCCTACATCGGCCGGATCGGTCTGTTCGACGAGTCGAACGACCTGGAACAGCTGCTCCTGGACTGGCGTGCCCCCGCGGCCCGCGCGTTCTATGTCGCCACCGCCGCCAACCCGGAGGGCATGCGCCGGCGGCGCCAGTTCCATACCCGTGGCCGCCAGGTGGTCGATTTCACCGATGAGGTGCTCGGCCGCCCGGACGGGAGCGAGAGCGGAACGGACGCCGCACTGCTCGCGGCCGTCGACGCGCCCCGCGGGGACGGGATGCGCGACATCGTCGCCACGATCCAGGCCGAACAGGACGAGATAATCCGCCTGGAGCACCCCGGCGTGACCGTGATCGAAGGCGGCCCTGGTACCGGGAAGACCGTGGTGGCGCTGCACCGCGTCGCGTATCTGCTCTACACCCAGCGCAGGCGGATGGAACGCCAGGGCGTGCTCGTGGTCGGCCCCAATCCGGCGTTCCTGCACCACATCGCCCATGTGCTGCCCTCGCTCGGCGAGACGAATGTCGTGTTCGCGACCACCGCCGATCTCGTGCCCGGTCTGCGCGCGAGGGCGCAGGACACCCCGGAAGCCGCCCGGCACAAGGGTTCGCTGCGGATCCTCGACGTCCTCGCCGCGACGATCGCGGACCGCCAGCGGCTGCCCGAGGCGCCGCTGATTATCGCGCTGACCGATGTCTCGGTGCGCATCGATGCCGCGACCGCGGAGTGGGCCAGGCAGGAAGCGCGCGAGAGCGGGCGGCCGCACAACGAGGCCCGCGCGGTGTTCGCCGAGATCATCACCTATGTGCTCACCGAGCGCGCGATCGCGCGGATCGGCGAGGGCTGGCTGACCCGTGCGGACACCGAGGCGTGGGAACAACTGCGCGCCGACCTGGTCGGCGAGCTCGCAGGCAACGACGAGTTCACCGCGGCGCTGGATCGGTGCTGGCCGATACTGCGGCCGGAAACCGTGCTGTCCGAGCTGTATTCGTCACACGATCGGTTGCGGGCGGCGGGCGCGGACGAGGCGCTGTGGCGGGCCGACGGTGGCGCGTGGACGGTCTCGGATGTGCCGCTGCTCGACGAACTTGTCGACCTGCTCGGCCGCGACAAGGCCGCCGACGACTCCGCCGAGCGAGAGCGCAAGGCCGAGGCCGAGTACGCGGCCGGGGTGCTGGACACCCTCGTCAGCCGTGAGGATCTGATGGACGACGAGGACCACCTCCTCGCCCAGGACATGCTCTACGGCGAAGACCTGGCCGAACGGTTCCTCGAGCGCGACACCCGCGAACTCGCCGAACGCGCCGCGGCGGACCGGGAGTGGACCTACGGGCACGTGGTGGTCGACGAAGCCCAGGAACTGTCGGAGATGGACTGGCGGGTGCTGATGCGGCGCTGCCCGAGCCGCTCCTTCACGATCGTCGGCGATCTCGCGCAGCGCCGATCGGCGGCGGGTGCGACGTCCTGGGGCGCGATGATGGAGCCCTATGTCCCCGGCCGCTGGGTCTACCGTTCCCTCACCGTGAACTATCGCACCCCGGCGGAGATCATGGCCGTGGCCGCGGATGTGCTCGCCGAATTCGCACCCGACGTCCGGCCGCCGGATTCGGTCCGGTCCTGCGGTGTCGCCCCCTGGTCACGTCGGATCACCGCCGGCCAATTACCCTCCGCGATCGAGGAATTTGTCCGGGACGAGGCGGGACGCGCGGGAACGAGCATCGTGATCGGGCCGCCGGGGGTCCCCGGGACGGTGCCCGCGTCCGAGACGAAGGGCCTCGAGTTCGACGCGGTCCTGGTCGTGGATCCGCAACGGATTCTGGCCGACGGACCGCGCGGCGCCGCCGAACTCTACGTCGCGCTGACCCGCGCCACCCAACGTCTCGGTGTCCTGCACGAGGGGCCGTTGCCGGCGTCACTGCGCGGCCTCACCGGGTTCCGGCCGGCGCAACAGCTGCGGGCGTAG
- the hutU gene encoding urocanate hydratase, whose product MSDVTPPVSGPRPVSAPRGTALRTLGWQQEGALRLLMNNLDPEVAERPDDLVVYGGTGRAVRSWAAFDAIVRTLETLAADETLLVQSGKPVGVFRTDEWAPRVLLANSNLVGDWANWAEFRKLEQLGLMMYGQMTAGSWIYIGSQGILQGTYETFGAVARKRFGGSLAGTITLTAGVGGMGGAQPLAVTMNDGVALCVDCDPARIDRRIAHGYLDTKAATLREALDLAVAAREERRPLSIGLVGNAAEVFPALLAMGAPMDIVTDQTSAHDPLSYLPIGVALDDWHTLAEKDPVRFTRRAQASMAAQVEAMVGFMDAGAEVFDYGNSIRDEARQGGYDRAFAFPGFVPAYIRPLFEEGLGPFRWVALSGDPADIAATDRAILELFPGNDHLRRWITLAGRKVRFEGLPARIGWLGYGERHRAGLRFNEMVASGELSAPLAIGRDHLDSGSVASPYRETEAMADGSDAIADWPLLNALLNTASGASWVSIHHGGGVGMGRSIHAGQVCIADGTELAARKLERVLTNDPGTGVMRHVDAGYERAAEVARERGVRIPMREG is encoded by the coding sequence ATGAGCGACGTGACACCGCCCGTCTCCGGCCCACGTCCGGTGTCCGCGCCGCGCGGCACCGCGCTGCGCACCCTCGGCTGGCAGCAGGAGGGCGCCTTGCGGCTGTTGATGAACAATCTCGATCCCGAGGTCGCCGAACGCCCCGATGATCTGGTCGTCTACGGCGGGACCGGGCGGGCGGTGCGCAGCTGGGCGGCCTTCGACGCGATCGTGCGCACGCTGGAGACCCTCGCCGCGGACGAGACGTTGCTGGTGCAGTCGGGCAAGCCGGTGGGGGTGTTCCGCACCGACGAGTGGGCGCCGCGGGTACTGCTGGCGAATTCGAATCTCGTCGGCGACTGGGCCAACTGGGCGGAGTTCCGCAAGCTCGAGCAGCTGGGGCTGATGATGTACGGGCAGATGACGGCCGGTTCGTGGATCTATATCGGCAGCCAGGGCATTCTGCAGGGCACCTACGAGACCTTCGGCGCGGTGGCGCGCAAACGGTTCGGCGGCAGTCTCGCGGGCACCATCACCCTCACGGCGGGCGTCGGCGGGATGGGTGGCGCGCAGCCGCTCGCGGTGACGATGAACGACGGTGTCGCGCTGTGTGTGGACTGCGATCCGGCGCGCATCGACCGGCGGATCGCCCACGGCTACCTCGACACGAAAGCCGCGACCCTGCGCGAGGCACTGGATCTCGCCGTCGCGGCGCGCGAGGAGCGCAGGCCGCTCTCGATCGGTCTGGTCGGCAACGCGGCCGAGGTGTTCCCCGCACTGCTGGCCATGGGTGCACCGATGGATATCGTCACCGACCAGACCTCGGCCCATGATCCGCTGTCCTACCTGCCGATCGGGGTCGCCCTGGACGACTGGCACACGCTCGCGGAGAAGGATCCGGTCCGGTTCACCAGGCGGGCGCAGGCGTCGATGGCCGCGCAGGTCGAGGCGATGGTCGGATTCATGGACGCGGGCGCGGAGGTGTTCGACTACGGGAACTCGATTCGCGACGAAGCCCGGCAAGGCGGCTACGACCGGGCCTTCGCGTTTCCCGGCTTCGTACCCGCTTACATCCGCCCGCTCTTCGAAGAGGGCCTCGGTCCGTTTCGCTGGGTCGCGCTCTCGGGCGATCCGGCCGATATCGCCGCCACCGACCGCGCGATCCTGGAACTGTTCCCCGGCAACGACCACCTGCGACGCTGGATCACCCTGGCGGGCCGGAAAGTGCGCTTCGAGGGTCTGCCCGCGCGGATCGGCTGGCTCGGTTACGGCGAACGCCATCGTGCGGGCCTGAGATTCAACGAGATGGTCGCCTCGGGTGAGCTGTCCGCTCCCCTGGCCATCGGTCGCGACCACCTCGATTCCGGCTCGGTGGCCTCCCCCTATCGCGAGACCGAGGCGATGGCCGACGGCTCCGACGCGATCGCGGACTGGCCGCTGCTCAACGCCCTGCTCAATACCGCGTCCGGGGCGAGCTGGGTGTCGATCCATCACGGTGGCGGGGTCGGGATGGGCCGTTCGATCCACGCCGGCCAGGTGTGTATCGCCGACGGCACCGAGCTGGCCGCGCGGAAGCTGGAGCGCGTGCTGACCAACGACCCGGGCACCGGGGTGATGCGACACGTCGACGCGGGTTACGAGCGCGCGGCCGAAGTGGCCCGCGAACGTGGTGTGCGTATTCCGATGCGGGAGGGCTGA
- a CDS encoding polyprenyl synthetase family protein, whose product MDNPALPAAQFSGDQHSGDHVVVMPRPAGPTEQLVLVTARLRELLLTGEDFDAIYTHILAAPGKRVRARLVLACAGLLPDAADTAAPLADAVDLACAMEMLHESSLVHDDICDGSLLRRDAPSVPAAFGVRTSARAGFHLAGASMQVVARVLTDNPEVFARVGEAPGITYADRLSDLSYGQLIETLPPSIDEVALRRHYELVAGAKTGTLFRLSCAYGGTAGGVDLDRLHALMEYADQLALAFQIMDDVRDIEGGPGLGKDAGGDLERRVPTWPVIEWLGSRPGAREMWLDTEISSAALQEDLVESGATKAARLVAMDATEKATRALDVFPPSLARDDLRELLEQVISR is encoded by the coding sequence ATGGATAATCCCGCGCTACCCGCAGCACAGTTCTCGGGTGACCAGCACTCGGGCGACCACGTGGTGGTCATGCCCAGACCGGCCGGACCGACCGAGCAACTGGTGCTGGTCACCGCACGATTGCGGGAACTGCTCCTCACCGGTGAGGATTTCGACGCGATCTACACCCACATCCTGGCCGCTCCCGGCAAACGCGTGCGGGCCCGGCTCGTCCTGGCCTGCGCCGGGTTGCTCCCGGATGCCGCCGACACCGCCGCACCCCTGGCCGACGCCGTCGACCTGGCCTGCGCGATGGAGATGCTGCACGAATCCTCACTGGTCCACGACGACATCTGCGACGGCTCGCTGTTGCGCCGCGACGCACCGTCGGTGCCCGCCGCGTTCGGTGTCCGTACCAGTGCCCGCGCCGGATTTCACCTGGCGGGGGCTTCGATGCAGGTCGTTGCCCGAGTGCTCACCGACAACCCCGAGGTCTTCGCCCGGGTCGGCGAGGCGCCCGGCATCACCTACGCCGACCGGCTCTCGGACCTGTCCTACGGTCAGCTCATCGAGACCCTGCCGCCCTCGATCGACGAGGTTGCCCTGCGCCGCCACTACGAACTCGTGGCCGGTGCCAAGACCGGCACCCTGTTCCGGCTGTCGTGCGCCTACGGCGGCACCGCGGGCGGAGTCGATCTCGACCGGCTGCACGCCCTGATGGAGTACGCCGACCAGCTCGCGCTCGCCTTCCAGATCATGGACGATGTCCGCGACATCGAAGGCGGACCCGGCCTCGGCAAGGACGCCGGCGGCGACCTCGAACGCCGGGTGCCGACCTGGCCGGTCATCGAATGGCTCGGCTCGCGCCCCGGAGCGCGTGAAATGTGGCTGGACACCGAGATTTCCAGTGCGGCATTGCAAGAAGACCTGGTCGAGAGCGGCGCGACCAAAGCCGCCCGCCTGGTCGCGATGGACGCCACCGAGAAGGCCACCCGCGCCCTGGACGTCTTCCCCCCTTCCCTCGCGCGCGACGACCTGCGCGAACTTCTCGAGCAGGTGATCTCCCGATGA